The following proteins come from a genomic window of Maylandia zebra isolate NMK-2024a linkage group LG22, Mzebra_GT3a, whole genome shotgun sequence:
- the mtdha gene encoding metadherin a isoform X2, protein MAGDLRGLALEKAELLSSHLKELLSSGQGYVRARFGVDLGLKPELYPTWVILSTAAAGLLLLISLSWAAVCGGLLAGKKRGSPVTHGSSRSSSSGGGGEPLKAGFAKTAKPEEQKKKNKKKTVEKKSQSNGQPVTVAQEEVKVAEAVSKLPAQIKTEKKPEVQAPVQVKKNKKKNKTDVKPVQLLSSNDGKEPDDGVWETKVSNREKRQQRRKEKGPEDSGGSGSVEASKTHVEATVPAAVNKRNRGNHESFHSRATGKGDTASEAVKDKVSSSWRKEPSVNGGGWNDMSLKIPGQMSTMEGNKWSAISAATHYRGQPEPQPWAQESQAWSGIDGRIKPDLSPVSFSMLGLNTTDPISNSVDLQWASRPKVNDEWSGFNGMAAADPSSDWNAPVEHWGNYEEPPVLVTPAPVQKEQPVPNKVLEDERDTEDPSGGEAKSKKKRKKKKKTEEEAASDAQTVSTAHVVNTIPKPQELPALPSKRQNASITSTQKRSEQIAEPPKFSQKKKVRRET, encoded by the exons ATGGCTGGAGACTTGCGAGGTCTTGCGCTGGAGAAAGCCGAGCTGCTTTCCAGCCACTTGAAGGAGCTGCTGTCTTCGGGACAGGGATATGTTCGGGCTCGATTCGGGGTTGACTTGGGTCTGAAGCCCGAGCTGTACCCGACGTGGGTCATCCTGTCCACGGCCGCGGcgggtcttctgctgctgatcAGTCTGTCGTGGGCCGCTGTTTGCGGCGGGCTGCTCGCCGGGAAAAAGCGAGGATCCCCGGTCACACacggcagcagcaggagcagcagcagcggcggcggcggtgAGCCCCTCAAGGCCGGTTTCGCTAAAACTGCCAAACCAgaagagcagaagaagaagaacaaaaagaaaacggtAGAAAAG AAGTCTCAGTCCAATGGGCAGCCAGTGACTGTGGCTCAAGAGGAAGTTAAAGTGGCTGAGGCAGTTTCTAAGCTGCCAGCACAGATCAAAACTGAGAAG AAACCGGAGGTGCAAGCCCCGGTGCAGgtgaagaagaacaagaagaagaacaagacaGATGTGAAACCAGTTCAGCTTTTGTCTTCAAACGATGGGAAGGAACCTGATGACG GTGTGTGGGAGACAAAAGTCAGTAACCGAGAAAAGAGGCAGCAGCGCAGGAAGGAAAAGGGTCCTGAGGACTCTGGCGGTTCAGGAAGTGTGGAAGCATCAAAAACGCACGTGGAGGCAACTGTACCAGCAGCAGTTAACAAGAGGAACAGAGGAAACCATG AGTCTTTTCATTCAAGAGCCACTGGAAAGGGAGATACAGCCAGTGAAGCCGTTAAAGACAAAG TTTCCTCCAGCTGGAGGAAGGAACCTTCGGTCAATGGTGGAGGCTGGAATGATATGTCCTTGAAGATCCCAGGTCAGATGAGCACTATGGAGGGAAACAAGTGGAGTGCTATCTCAGCAGCTACACATTACAGGGGCCAGCCAGAACCCCAGCCGTGGGCTCAGGAGTCACAAG CGTGGAGTGGCATTGATGGCCGGATAAAGCCTGACCTCAGCCCAGTGTCCTTCTCCATGCTGGGACTAAACACCACAG ATCCAATTTCAAATTCAGTGGATCTGCAGTGGGCAAGCCGCCCTAAGGTTAATGATGAATGGTCAGGATTCA atgGGATGGCAGCAGCAGATCCCAGCTCTGACTGGAATGCCCCAGTGGAGCATTGGGGAAACTATGAAGAGCCCCCCGTGTTGGTGACACCAGCTCCTGTGCAGAAAGAACAGCCTGTCCCCAataag GTGTTGGAGGATGAGAGGGACACAGAGGATCCGTCCGGCGGAGAAGCCAAAtcgaaaaagaagaggaaaaagaagaagaaaacagaagagGAGGCTGCATCTGACGCTCAG ACGGTGAGCACGGCGCACGTAGTCAACACAATACCCAAACCCCAAGAGCTTCCTGCACTGCCCTCCAAAAGGCAGAATGCCAGCATAACCTCCACTCAGA AGAGGTCAGAGCAGATTGCGGAGCCTCCGAAGTTCTCCCAGAAGAAAAAGGTCCGAAGGGAGACATAA
- the mtdha gene encoding metadherin a isoform X1 yields MAGDLRGLALEKAELLSSHLKELLSSGQGYVRARFGVDLGLKPELYPTWVILSTAAAGLLLLISLSWAAVCGGLLAGKKRGSPVTHGSSRSSSSGGGGEPLKAGFAKTAKPEEQKKKNKKKTVEKKSQSNGQPVTVAQEEVKVAEAVSKLPAQIKTEKKPEVQAPVQVKKNKKKNKTDVKPVQLLSSNDGKEPDDGVWETKVSNREKRQQRRKEKGPEDSGGSGSVEASKTHVEATVPAAVNKRNRGNHESFHSRATGKGDTASEAVKDKVSSSWRKEPSVNGGGWNDMSLKIPGQMSTMEGNKWSAISAATHYRGQPEPQPWAQESQATAWSGIDGRIKPDLSPVSFSMLGLNTTDPISNSVDLQWASRPKVNDEWSGFNGMAAADPSSDWNAPVEHWGNYEEPPVLVTPAPVQKEQPVPNKVLEDERDTEDPSGGEAKSKKKRKKKKKTEEEAASDAQTVSTAHVVNTIPKPQELPALPSKRQNASITSTQKRSEQIAEPPKFSQKKKVRRET; encoded by the exons ATGGCTGGAGACTTGCGAGGTCTTGCGCTGGAGAAAGCCGAGCTGCTTTCCAGCCACTTGAAGGAGCTGCTGTCTTCGGGACAGGGATATGTTCGGGCTCGATTCGGGGTTGACTTGGGTCTGAAGCCCGAGCTGTACCCGACGTGGGTCATCCTGTCCACGGCCGCGGcgggtcttctgctgctgatcAGTCTGTCGTGGGCCGCTGTTTGCGGCGGGCTGCTCGCCGGGAAAAAGCGAGGATCCCCGGTCACACacggcagcagcaggagcagcagcagcggcggcggcggtgAGCCCCTCAAGGCCGGTTTCGCTAAAACTGCCAAACCAgaagagcagaagaagaagaacaaaaagaaaacggtAGAAAAG AAGTCTCAGTCCAATGGGCAGCCAGTGACTGTGGCTCAAGAGGAAGTTAAAGTGGCTGAGGCAGTTTCTAAGCTGCCAGCACAGATCAAAACTGAGAAG AAACCGGAGGTGCAAGCCCCGGTGCAGgtgaagaagaacaagaagaagaacaagacaGATGTGAAACCAGTTCAGCTTTTGTCTTCAAACGATGGGAAGGAACCTGATGACG GTGTGTGGGAGACAAAAGTCAGTAACCGAGAAAAGAGGCAGCAGCGCAGGAAGGAAAAGGGTCCTGAGGACTCTGGCGGTTCAGGAAGTGTGGAAGCATCAAAAACGCACGTGGAGGCAACTGTACCAGCAGCAGTTAACAAGAGGAACAGAGGAAACCATG AGTCTTTTCATTCAAGAGCCACTGGAAAGGGAGATACAGCCAGTGAAGCCGTTAAAGACAAAG TTTCCTCCAGCTGGAGGAAGGAACCTTCGGTCAATGGTGGAGGCTGGAATGATATGTCCTTGAAGATCCCAGGTCAGATGAGCACTATGGAGGGAAACAAGTGGAGTGCTATCTCAGCAGCTACACATTACAGGGGCCAGCCAGAACCCCAGCCGTGGGCTCAGGAGTCACAAG CAACAGCGTGGAGTGGCATTGATGGCCGGATAAAGCCTGACCTCAGCCCAGTGTCCTTCTCCATGCTGGGACTAAACACCACAG ATCCAATTTCAAATTCAGTGGATCTGCAGTGGGCAAGCCGCCCTAAGGTTAATGATGAATGGTCAGGATTCA atgGGATGGCAGCAGCAGATCCCAGCTCTGACTGGAATGCCCCAGTGGAGCATTGGGGAAACTATGAAGAGCCCCCCGTGTTGGTGACACCAGCTCCTGTGCAGAAAGAACAGCCTGTCCCCAataag GTGTTGGAGGATGAGAGGGACACAGAGGATCCGTCCGGCGGAGAAGCCAAAtcgaaaaagaagaggaaaaagaagaagaaaacagaagagGAGGCTGCATCTGACGCTCAG ACGGTGAGCACGGCGCACGTAGTCAACACAATACCCAAACCCCAAGAGCTTCCTGCACTGCCCTCCAAAAGGCAGAATGCCAGCATAACCTCCACTCAGA AGAGGTCAGAGCAGATTGCGGAGCCTCCGAAGTTCTCCCAGAAGAAAAAGGTCCGAAGGGAGACATAA
- the rrm2b gene encoding ribonucleoside-diphosphate reductase subunit M2 B — protein sequence MTPTVKKSSSQNGFREDDTACQNGLETEEEPLLRENPRRFVIFPIQYRDIWKMYKQAQASFWTVEEVDLSKDLAHWDRLKAEEKHFISHILAFFAASDGIVNENLVQRFSQEVQVPEARSFYSFQILIETVHSEMYSMLINTYIRDLKERDYLFNAIQTMPCVKRKADWALQWINDSKSTFGERIVAFAAVEGIFFSGSFAAIYWLKKRGLMPGLSYSNELISRDEGLHCNFACLLYSYLVKKPSEERVRDIITKAVSIEQEFLTEALPVDLIGINSCLMKQYIEFVADRLLTDLGLTKVYQAENPFDFMESISLEGKTNFFEKRVAEYQRFGVMSSMMDGEFTLDADF from the exons ATGACTCCGACGGTGAAAAAGTCATCTTCTCAG AACGGCTTCAGAGAAGATGATACAGCCTGCCAGAATGGCTTGGAGACGGAGGAAGAACCTCTGCTCCGAGAGAACCCCAGGCGGTTTGTCATTTTTCCCATCCAGTACCGAGACATCTGGAAGATGTACAAACAGGCCCAGGCCTCTTTCTGGACCGTGGAGGAG gtcgaTCTATCCAAAGACTTGGCACACTGGGACCGTTTGAAGGCAGAGGAAAAACACTTCATCTCCCACATCTTAGCCTTCTTTGCTGCCAGCGACGGTATCGTCAATGAGAACCTG GTGCAGAGGTTCAGCCAGGAGGTGCAGGTCCCTGAAGCGCGATCCTTCTACAGCTTTCAGATCCTCATAGAGACTGTCCACTCAGAGATGTACAGTATGCTCATCAACACTTACATTAGGGACCTGAAGGAGAG ggACTATTTGTTTAATGCCATTCAGACCATGCCTTGTGTGAAACGGAAGGCAGACTGGGCCCTCCAGTGGATAAACGACAGCAAATCCACATTTG GGGAGCGGATTGtggcttttgcagctgtggaagGCATCTTCTTCTCTGGTTCATTTGCTGCTatctactggctgaagaagaggGGGTTAATGCCTGGCCTTAGCTACTCCAACGAGCTCATTAGCAGGGACGAG GGTCTGCATTGCAACTTTGCCTGCCTGCTGTATAGCTACCTGGTGAAAAAGCCATCAGAGGAGAGAGTCAGAGACATCATCACCAAAGCTGTTAGCATCGAACAG GAGTTTCTCACAGAGGCCCTGCCAGTAGATCTCATAGGAATCAACAGTTGCCTCATGAAGCAGTACATCGAGTTTGTGGCTGACCGGCTTCTCACTGATCTCGGACTGACCAAG gTTTACCAAGCTGAAAATCCATTTGACTTCATGGAGTCTATCTCACTCGAGGGGAAAACCAACTTCTTTGAGAAACGGGTGGCAGAGTATCAAAGATTCGGAGTCATGTCGAGCATGATGGACGGTGAATTCACACTAGACGCAGACTTCTAA
- the LOC101479319 gene encoding nuclear transport factor 2 translates to MACEKEIWQKIGEGFVQEYYNQFDNTNRMGLGNLYSPDACLTWEGSPFQGREAITGKLVNLPFKRIKHIITEQDFQPTVDSCILIMVFGQLQVDDDPPMAFHQVFMLKSQNCAWACTNDVFRLGIHNIPV, encoded by the exons ATGGCCTGTGAGAAAGAAATTTGGCAAAAGATTGGAGAGGGCTTTGTCCAGGAGTATTACAACCAGTTTGACAATACCAATAGGATGGGACTGGGTAACCTTTAT TCTCCTGATGCCTGTCTGACGTGGGAAGGATCACCTTTTCAGGGGAGAGAAGCTATAACTGGCAAACTAGTA AACTTGCCTTTCAAGCGCATTAAGCACATCATCACAGAACAGGACTTCCAGCCCACAGTAGACAGCTGTATCCTCATCATGGTGtttggacagctacag GTAGATGATGATCCACCGATGGCCTTCCATCAAGTGTTTATGCTGAAATCCCAAAACTGTGCGTGGGCATGCACGAATGATGTGTTTCGACTGGGGATACACAACATACCAGTGTAG